A region of the Gemmobacter fulvus genome:
CGCGAGCTGAACAATGGCCGCACCCTGACGCTCTATGATCTGGGCCGGGTGCCGCTTGGCCTGCGGGCCGGGCTGCATGAGGTGGTGCGGCGCAATGGCTGGGGCATGGCGATTGCCGGCAATTCGCTGCGTTACCGCAAAAGGGTCACGGTGTTTCAGCGCGTCACAATTCATTCGCGCTGCATCGGCTGGGATCACCGCTTCATCTATATCGAACAAAGCATGTGGCGTGGCGCGGACTGCACCAGCCACATGCTCGCCCGCTCTGCCTTCACCTCGAAACAGGGCATCGTGCCACCTGGAAAGGTGCTGGCGGCCATGGGGCTATCGCCCGAAAGCCCGGCCCTGCCTGGCTGGGTGCAGGACTGGATCGACGCGGATGCCGGGCGGCCCTGGCCGCCGGAGCGCTGAGCCCCGCGCGCTGACACCTTGCACGCGCGGCCTGTTTCAGGCTTCATCGTGGCCAAACAGGGGGCACGCATGGTAACGACACGCAAACGCATCTGGGGCTGGTATTTCTTTGATTGGGCCAGCCAACCCTACAACACCCTGCTGCTGACCTTCATCTTCGGCCCATATTTCGCAGAAGTCGCGCGCGCGCATTTCGTGGCGCAGGGTCTGACCGCCACCGCCGCCGGGGCAGAGGCACAGGCCTTGTGGGGCTATGGCCAGACCATTGCGGGCGTCTGCATCGCCCTGCTGGCCCCGGTTCTGGGCGCAATTGCTGACGGGTCGGGGCGGCGCATGGTCTGGATCTGGGCCTTTTCGGCCTGTTATGTCATTGGTGCCTATGGGCTGTGGTATCTGCTGCCGGTGCAACCCGGACTGACCATGGCGATGGTCTTTTTCGGGCTGGGCCTGATCGGCATGGAATTTGCCACGATCTTTACCAATTCGCTGATGCCCAGCCTCGCCAGCGAAGAGGAAATGGGCAAGATCTCGGGCTCGGGCTTTGCCTTTGGCTATCTCGGCGGCATCGTCTCGTTGGTGATCATGCTGCTGCTGTTTGCGGAAAATGGCGTGACGGGCAAAACCCTGATCGGCATCGACCCGATCTTCGGGCTGGATGCCACCGAGCGTGAGGGCACCCGCGCGGTCGGCCCCTTCACCGCGCTGTGGTTTGCGCTGTTCATGGTGCCGTTTTTCCTCTGGGTGCGCGAGCCGCGCGGGACGCACCGCGCCATCAGCCTCGGCACCGCCATGGCCAATCTGGGGCGGCTGCTGAAAAGCCTGCCGTCGCGGCAAAGCCTGTTTGCCTATCTCATGTCCTCGATGTTCTACCGCGACTCGCTGAATGCGCTTTACGGCTTTGGCGGCGTCTATGCCTCGGGCGTGCTGGGGTGGAGCGTGACGCAGATCGGGATTTTCGGCATCACCGGCGCGATTGCGGCCAGCCTCGCCACCTGGATCGGCGGCAAGCTGGATGCGGCACGCGGGCCAAAGCCGGTGATCGTGCTGTCGATCTGGGTGCTGATCGCGGTCTGTTGTGTGATCGTCGGCATGTCGCGCGAGGCGATTTTCGGCTTTGCCTTCGCCCCCGGTTCGGCCATGCCGGATTACATCATGTATGGCTGCGGCATCCTGATCGGGGCGGCGGGCGGTACGGTGCAGGCGGCCTCACGCACGATGATGGTGTTCCACACCACGCCCGAACGCGCGACCGAGGCTTTTGGCCTGTTCGCGCTGTCTGGCAAGGCCACCGCCTTCATCGCGCCCTTCGCCATCGCAGTCGCCTCGGA
Encoded here:
- a CDS encoding acyl-CoA thioesterase, producing MYPYFRLAKEILKFRKAPRLGIFDTHVSTHICWPWDIDPWRELNNGRTLTLYDLGRVPLGLRAGLHEVVRRNGWGMAIAGNSLRYRKRVTVFQRVTIHSRCIGWDHRFIYIEQSMWRGADCTSHMLARSAFTSKQGIVPPGKVLAAMGLSPESPALPGWVQDWIDADAGRPWPPER
- a CDS encoding MFS transporter, which encodes MVTTRKRIWGWYFFDWASQPYNTLLLTFIFGPYFAEVARAHFVAQGLTATAAGAEAQALWGYGQTIAGVCIALLAPVLGAIADGSGRRMVWIWAFSACYVIGAYGLWYLLPVQPGLTMAMVFFGLGLIGMEFATIFTNSLMPSLASEEEMGKISGSGFAFGYLGGIVSLVIMLLLFAENGVTGKTLIGIDPIFGLDATEREGTRAVGPFTALWFALFMVPFFLWVREPRGTHRAISLGTAMANLGRLLKSLPSRQSLFAYLMSSMFYRDSLNALYGFGGVYASGVLGWSVTQIGIFGITGAIAASLATWIGGKLDAARGPKPVIVLSIWVLIAVCCVIVGMSREAIFGFAFAPGSAMPDYIMYGCGILIGAAGGTVQAASRTMMVFHTTPERATEAFGLFALSGKATAFIAPFAIAVASDISGSQRIGVAPLIGLFLIGLILLVWVKPNGEKQA